From the uncultured Trichococcus sp. genome, one window contains:
- a CDS encoding ABC transporter ATP-binding protein codes for MCSLKVEEVQIKYDKQIIVKNISVTIAPQKITTIIGPNGCGKSTLLKGMSRILTCSSGDILLDGVSIFTMDTKRLAKRIAILLQRQENLSGITVEEIVSYGRFPHRKGLRGVGREDKEIIDWAIKKTQIDELRHRYIDELSGGQRQRVWLAMALAQKTDIIFLDEPTTYLDISYQLEILELLKKLNEEEGYTIVMVLHDINQASLYSDHIVALADGKVVCQGAAEEVVTAENIASIFNIRPTIQPDAKTKKPVIIGYELINRGE; via the coding sequence ATGTGCAGCCTGAAAGTCGAGGAGGTGCAAATCAAATACGACAAGCAGATCATTGTGAAAAATATCTCAGTCACCATCGCGCCGCAGAAAATCACGACGATCATCGGGCCGAACGGTTGCGGCAAATCTACCTTGTTGAAGGGGATGTCGCGCATCCTGACTTGCTCGAGCGGCGACATTCTGTTGGATGGTGTTTCGATCTTTACGATGGATACGAAACGGTTGGCGAAACGGATCGCCATCCTGCTGCAGCGGCAGGAAAACCTTTCCGGCATCACGGTCGAGGAGATTGTTTCTTACGGACGGTTCCCGCACCGGAAAGGCCTGAGGGGGGTGGGCAGGGAGGATAAGGAAATCATCGATTGGGCCATCAAGAAGACGCAAATCGACGAGCTGCGTCACCGTTATATCGATGAATTGTCGGGCGGACAGCGGCAACGGGTCTGGTTGGCGATGGCGTTGGCGCAAAAGACCGACATCATCTTTTTGGATGAACCGACGACCTATCTGGACATCAGCTACCAACTGGAGATTTTGGAACTGCTGAAGAAACTCAATGAAGAGGAAGGCTATACGATCGTGATGGTGCTGCATGATATCAATCAGGCATCGCTCTATTCCGACCACATCGTTGCGCTTGCGGACGGCAAAGTCGTTTGCCAGGGTGCGGCGGAGGAAGTGGTCACCGCAGAAAACATCGCGTCCATCTTCAACATCCGCCCGACCATCCAGCCGGACGCAAAGACAAAAAAACCCGTCATCATCGGGTATGAATTGATAAACAGAGGAGAATGA
- a CDS encoding NAD(P)/FAD-dependent oxidoreductase — translation MNEVFDVTIIGGGPSGLYSAFYSGLRNLKTKLIESQSVLGGKVNLYPDKILWDVGGLTPITGKQFLFNCITQGLTFHPTVCLNTEVSQITKVAGIFEIRASNGDHHYSKAVILAYGSGIITPNKLAVDGAEQFERTNLHYTPNSLHAFSNKKVFLSGGGNTAIEQANELLAIANGVTLACRSNELRAHEHSVETFRNNGGTLLLETQIRSFRSNCHGEIEAVSLSVGGDHRTVAADAVIVNHGFASKQAIAFGDAMGLQFNDNHFIEGSPDSTIGHPGIFAAGDAIAYTGKVNLLVGTFQDAVNAVNSVKQYLNPTAEKHAMVSSHNEAFVEKNKQYSV, via the coding sequence TTGAACGAAGTATTTGACGTAACGATAATCGGTGGCGGGCCTTCGGGTCTGTACAGTGCTTTCTACAGCGGTTTGCGCAATCTCAAGACTAAGCTGATCGAATCCCAGTCCGTCCTTGGCGGCAAAGTCAACCTGTACCCCGACAAAATATTATGGGATGTAGGCGGTCTGACGCCGATCACCGGCAAGCAGTTCCTTTTCAATTGCATCACGCAGGGTCTGACCTTCCACCCGACCGTCTGCCTGAATACGGAAGTCAGCCAGATCACCAAAGTCGCCGGCATTTTCGAGATCCGCGCCAGCAACGGCGACCATCATTACTCGAAAGCGGTGATCCTTGCATACGGCAGCGGCATCATCACGCCTAACAAATTGGCGGTGGACGGTGCGGAGCAGTTCGAAAGGACCAATCTGCATTACACCCCGAACAGCCTGCACGCGTTCAGCAACAAGAAAGTTTTCCTTTCGGGAGGCGGAAACACAGCGATTGAGCAGGCGAACGAATTGCTGGCCATCGCAAATGGTGTGACATTGGCTTGCCGCAGCAATGAACTGCGCGCGCATGAACACAGCGTTGAGACGTTCCGCAACAACGGCGGCACGCTGCTTCTGGAAACCCAAATCCGCTCGTTCCGTTCCAACTGCCATGGAGAGATCGAAGCCGTTTCCCTTTCGGTCGGCGGTGATCATCGGACTGTGGCTGCCGATGCGGTCATCGTCAACCACGGCTTCGCCAGCAAACAGGCGATTGCGTTCGGTGATGCGATGGGGCTCCAGTTCAATGATAATCACTTCATCGAAGGCAGTCCAGACAGCACGATCGGACACCCCGGCATCTTCGCGGCAGGCGACGCAATCGCCTACACGGGCAAAGTCAATCTACTAGTCGGCACTTTCCAGGATGCCGTGAATGCCGTAAACAGCGTCAAACAATACCTGAACCCCACCGCTGAAAAGCACGCAATGGTGTCCTCGCACAACGAAGCCTTCGTTGAGAAGAACAAACAATACAGTGTGTAG
- a CDS encoding ABC transporter substrate-binding protein, with product MRKLNKLTLTMLMGAGLILGACSATDISDETSESAAAETVTYTTVDGEEIAVPASPERVVVLSSYAGDLINFDVNIVGVDAWSAGNPNFSEGLSGVAVVSNADVEKILELDPDLIIGLDNIENADQLSEIAPTVLFTYGELSYLDQIVEIGKVVNKEEEAVAWVEEFQAEAQTVGEEIKAAIGEEATVTVAENFEKQMYIFGDNWARGTEILYQEMDLNMPETVKENALDAGYYAISEEVLGDYIGDYLILSLAATDPESSFLDAEWFQNIPAVQNNQVFVADAETFYFNDSLSLDYQLDFFEESFLAE from the coding sequence ATGAGAAAACTGAACAAACTGACATTGACAATGCTAATGGGTGCCGGCTTGATTTTGGGAGCCTGCTCCGCTACGGACATATCCGATGAGACGAGCGAAAGCGCAGCAGCCGAAACGGTGACGTACACAACGGTCGACGGCGAAGAAATCGCAGTTCCCGCAAGCCCTGAACGGGTAGTGGTGCTGTCGTCCTACGCAGGCGACCTCATCAACTTCGACGTCAACATCGTCGGTGTGGATGCCTGGTCAGCAGGCAACCCGAACTTCAGTGAAGGTCTCAGCGGCGTCGCAGTCGTTTCGAATGCCGACGTCGAAAAAATTCTTGAATTGGATCCGGATCTGATCATCGGATTGGACAACATCGAAAATGCCGATCAATTGTCGGAAATCGCTCCTACGGTATTGTTCACATACGGCGAACTTTCCTACCTGGATCAGATTGTGGAAATCGGTAAAGTAGTCAATAAGGAAGAAGAAGCAGTCGCATGGGTGGAGGAATTCCAAGCGGAAGCACAAACTGTCGGCGAAGAAATCAAGGCGGCTATCGGCGAGGAAGCGACGGTCACAGTTGCCGAGAACTTCGAGAAACAGATGTACATTTTCGGCGACAACTGGGCACGCGGCACGGAGATCCTTTACCAGGAAATGGACCTGAACATGCCTGAAACGGTCAAGGAAAACGCCCTGGATGCAGGTTATTACGCCATTTCCGAAGAGGTGCTCGGTGATTACATCGGCGATTACCTGATCCTGAGCTTGGCCGCAACCGATCCGGAATCGAGCTTCTTGGATGCCGAGTGGTTCCAGAACATTCCGGCCGTGCAGAACAACCAAGTGTTTGTGGCGGATGCCGAAACATTCTATTTCAATGATTCGCTATCGTTGGATTACCAACTGGACTTCTTTGAGGAATCCTTTTTAGCGGAATAA
- a CDS encoding DUF2399 domain-containing protein, whose protein sequence is MKLIFLKAPIRKALGVAKLDEKLKAEAIRYFAGKPVMIICIKQIHKKYESFGRFTGTISKSLFKKVDTEPLLMFMGIAQWEWEKSKSIKISDFKRNYEQSKFEPIPFELVVESVSGKQLKTKQELADDAEAEYDSFLAEIVGIYPLFKEVFSRNRNAVYSGWFQKEPSACLAAFRNVAEALHNLPQKYTKLPVFAHRITGNPHAFDSSGLTGQLLFMMLYHQYAEAESAQAMNGLLSKAELDNEIYGLFKIIKDDIMNFTAVNGLVAYRGEEPVAMWQAACLDRIPWNVPVRQLLGISRIRPGKGKQIFLIENSGVYSILLDAFPDCPMVCTNGQFRYAVWLLLERIPDEGITLYYSGDFDPEGLLMADTLKRRYGEKLQLIGMTTDHYLASKPVAEIDDKRLQKLKRVQAGQLRGLADLMAEKKVAGYQEGILEELLDEMRLLREGGS, encoded by the coding sequence ATGAAGTTGATCTTTTTGAAGGCGCCGATCCGGAAAGCGCTGGGGGTGGCGAAGTTGGATGAAAAGCTGAAGGCGGAAGCCATCCGCTATTTTGCGGGCAAACCGGTGATGATCATCTGTATCAAACAGATCCATAAAAAATACGAGAGCTTCGGACGCTTCACCGGCACGATCAGCAAGTCGCTGTTCAAAAAAGTCGATACAGAGCCGTTGCTGATGTTCATGGGCATTGCGCAATGGGAATGGGAGAAAAGTAAAAGCATCAAAATCAGCGATTTCAAACGCAATTATGAGCAGAGCAAATTCGAGCCGATCCCTTTCGAGCTGGTTGTGGAGAGCGTAAGCGGAAAGCAACTCAAAACGAAACAGGAACTGGCGGATGATGCCGAGGCGGAATACGACTCTTTTCTGGCGGAAATCGTTGGGATTTATCCACTGTTCAAGGAGGTATTCAGCCGAAACCGCAACGCCGTTTATTCGGGCTGGTTCCAGAAGGAGCCGTCCGCATGTTTGGCTGCCTTCCGGAACGTTGCGGAGGCTCTGCACAATCTCCCGCAGAAATATACGAAATTGCCCGTCTTCGCGCACCGCATCACCGGAAATCCGCACGCTTTCGACTCCAGCGGCCTGACCGGTCAACTGCTTTTCATGATGCTGTATCATCAATATGCCGAAGCAGAGTCAGCCCAAGCGATGAACGGCCTTCTTTCCAAAGCGGAACTGGACAATGAAATTTATGGACTTTTCAAGATCATCAAGGATGACATCATGAATTTCACCGCCGTGAACGGGCTGGTCGCTTATCGCGGAGAGGAGCCTGTCGCTATGTGGCAGGCTGCCTGCCTGGATCGGATTCCATGGAATGTGCCCGTGCGCCAGCTTTTGGGCATCTCGCGGATCCGGCCCGGCAAAGGGAAGCAGATTTTCCTGATCGAAAATTCAGGCGTGTATTCCATCTTGTTGGATGCATTCCCTGACTGTCCGATGGTATGTACAAATGGCCAGTTCCGCTATGCGGTCTGGCTGTTGCTGGAAAGGATTCCGGATGAAGGGATCACGTTGTATTATTCCGGCGACTTCGATCCTGAGGGCTTGCTGATGGCGGATACGCTGAAACGCCGGTACGGTGAAAAGCTCCAGTTGATTGGGATGACCACCGACCACTATTTGGCCTCAAAACCGGTAGCGGAAATCGATGACAAACGGCTGCAGAAGCTGAAGCGGGTCCAAGCGGGGCAGCTCCGCGGTCTCGCAGATCTGATGGCCGAAAAGAAAGTCGCCGGCTATCAGGAAGGGATTTTGGAGGAGTTGCTGGATGAAATGAGGCTTCTCCGCGAAGGTGGATCTTGA